In Gimesia sp., a single genomic region encodes these proteins:
- a CDS encoding hydrolase, protein MTESARSFPRSIDLLSHQESRLAVVDVQEKLLPVIPQGDQLVARIQQLIQAARLFKIPLSCSEQYPKGLGPTVPELAEMLPAPKEKLHFSASECLGWGAAANMADSRTKVVLTGIEAHICVQQTALDLLALGYRVTIPVDAVASRNQLDWEIALKRMENSGASITTTESILFEWCEVAGTEEFKQISRLVTGKK, encoded by the coding sequence ATGACAGAATCAGCCCGTTCTTTTCCCCGCAGTATCGATCTGCTATCGCATCAGGAATCCCGTCTGGCCGTCGTAGACGTTCAGGAAAAACTGCTGCCCGTCATTCCCCAGGGAGATCAGCTGGTGGCACGCATTCAGCAACTGATTCAGGCAGCCCGGCTGTTTAAGATACCATTAAGCTGTAGCGAGCAGTATCCCAAAGGCCTGGGACCGACGGTTCCCGAGCTGGCAGAGATGCTGCCTGCCCCAAAGGAAAAACTCCATTTCAGTGCCAGTGAGTGTCTGGGCTGGGGCGCTGCTGCCAACATGGCTGACAGTAGAACCAAAGTCGTGCTGACCGGCATTGAAGCACATATCTGTGTGCAGCAGACGGCCCTGGATCTGCTCGCGCTGGGATATCGCGTGACCATTCCCGTCGATGCGGTTGCCAGTCGGAATCAGCTCGACTGGGAAATCGCACTTAAGCGGATGGAGAATTCGGGAGCCAGCATTACCACCACTGAGTCAATTCTGTTTGAATGGTGCGAGGTGGCAGGTACCGAGGAATTTAAACAGATCAGTCGCCTGGTGACTGGAAAAAAATGA
- a CDS encoding formylglycine-generating enzyme family protein: protein MTHQKSFTSIVHRQVCLSVVLMLLLSVSSHVVIAQQQQQIPKKTSGVVASSDLGEFGDVQIFERSKVILPANLSGTMLDRVHQGFVPGKKSTWMQDRLAEIEQAQKEKEKQAEEEAHIRLLKQFVDELVLITPGKGKFPKSFKMGSEDGEPSEKPVHEVTFTDDFWISKYEVPQNLYEAIMGRNPSRWKGPRNSAEMFDWKTANVFCDQLTIQLRKHRLIRKDQMIRLPTEAEWEYCCRAGTDTAYSFGDQAQKPGEMGKEASLLDPYAWHTGNAAGNDPPVGALKPNPWGLYDMHGYLWEFVADPWHDDYQNAPTDGSVWDTMEENPQRIARGGAWTDRYDRLRSAFRAKITPETISPALGLRCVKARNAKVKKLEN, encoded by the coding sequence ATGACTCATCAGAAATCGTTCACGTCGATTGTCCACAGGCAGGTCTGCCTGTCAGTTGTATTGATGCTGCTATTAAGTGTCAGTTCTCACGTGGTCATCGCCCAGCAACAACAGCAGATACCGAAAAAAACATCAGGTGTCGTGGCCAGTTCAGACCTGGGGGAATTCGGGGACGTTCAGATCTTTGAGCGGAGTAAGGTGATCTTACCGGCAAATCTTTCCGGAACGATGTTGGATCGCGTACATCAGGGCTTTGTTCCCGGTAAGAAATCAACTTGGATGCAGGATCGGCTGGCAGAAATCGAACAGGCCCAGAAGGAGAAGGAAAAGCAAGCGGAAGAAGAAGCACACATACGCTTGTTGAAACAGTTCGTTGATGAACTCGTGTTGATCACACCGGGCAAGGGGAAGTTTCCAAAATCTTTCAAGATGGGCTCTGAGGATGGAGAGCCATCTGAAAAGCCTGTACATGAAGTGACCTTCACTGATGATTTCTGGATTTCAAAATACGAAGTTCCTCAGAATCTGTATGAAGCCATCATGGGCCGTAATCCAAGTCGCTGGAAAGGCCCCCGCAATTCCGCGGAGATGTTCGACTGGAAGACCGCTAACGTGTTCTGTGATCAGCTGACGATTCAGCTGCGTAAGCATAGACTGATCAGAAAAGATCAAATGATCCGCCTGCCCACCGAAGCAGAGTGGGAATACTGCTGTCGGGCCGGCACCGACACTGCCTACAGCTTTGGCGATCAGGCTCAAAAACCGGGTGAGATGGGAAAAGAGGCCAGTCTACTCGATCCCTATGCCTGGCATACCGGAAATGCAGCCGGCAATGATCCTCCGGTAGGAGCGCTCAAGCCAAATCCGTGGGGCCTGTATGACATGCACGGCTATCTCTGGGAGTTCGTTGCCGATCCCTGGCACGATGATTATCAGAATGCACCCACTGATGGTAGTGTGTGGGATACGATGGAAGAGAATCCGCAGCGAATTGCCCGGGGCGGCGCCTGGACAGATCGCTATGACCGGCTGCGATCCGCTTTTCGGGCGAAGATCACACCCGAAACAATCAGTCCTGCACTCGGTTTACGCTGCGTCAAAGCCAGAAATGCAAAAGTGAAAAAATTGGAAAACTAG
- a CDS encoding TIM barrel protein — translation MFVAASSRCFSDESFEVSCERLTDLEYDKIEIWMDEESDHLKPSEVSRSPEDFYSRFREATRLTPIAFCLENDIEPTAFQSLCKAAKLLRIAQITIPASPLGTPFNSEIDRLKALLKIASRDGIRLSIKTKTGQLTEDPRTATELCQSVKGLGLTLDPSYYTCGPHSNTSYDMVFPYVCHVHLRDSTSDQVQVPVGLGEIDYSRMISMLERQNYHQFLSVELLPSLLNGVDRALELRKLRMLLESVVI, via the coding sequence GTGTTTGTAGCTGCATCATCACGTTGTTTTTCAGATGAATCGTTTGAAGTCAGTTGTGAACGTCTGACGGATCTGGAATACGATAAAATCGAGATCTGGATGGATGAAGAGAGTGATCACCTGAAACCATCAGAGGTCTCTCGATCGCCAGAGGATTTTTATTCGCGTTTCCGGGAAGCGACCCGCTTAACGCCAATCGCCTTCTGTCTGGAAAATGACATCGAACCGACGGCCTTTCAGTCATTGTGTAAAGCCGCCAAACTGCTGCGGATCGCACAGATCACGATCCCTGCTTCTCCGCTGGGGACACCTTTCAACTCGGAGATCGACCGTCTGAAAGCGTTGTTAAAGATCGCCAGTCGTGACGGTATCAGACTGTCAATCAAAACCAAAACCGGTCAACTTACAGAAGACCCGCGCACGGCAACAGAACTCTGTCAGTCCGTCAAAGGCCTGGGACTGACCCTGGACCCCAGTTATTATACGTGTGGTCCTCACAGCAATACATCTTACGACATGGTGTTCCCTTACGTCTGCCATGTGCACCTGCGGGATTCCACCAGCGATCAGGTACAGGTTCCGGTTGGTCTGGGAGAAATTGACTACAGCAGAATGATCAGTATGTTGGAACGTCAAAACTATCATCAGTTCCTGTCAGTAGAACTGCTGCCCTCACTCCTGAATGGTGTGGATCGTGCTCTGGAACTGCGCAAACTGCGGATGCTGCTCGAATCAGTCGTGATCTGA
- a CDS encoding alanine--glyoxylate aminotransferase family protein — MSIEHHQHPPVHPPRRTLMGPGPSDVSASVLAALGAPTVGHLDPYFLKVMDEVQDMLREIFHTRNELTLAVSGTGSSGMEACVVNLLEAGDKIVVCTNGVFGGRMADVAGRIGAEVVQIERPFGEVFSVEEIKEVLEKEKPKVLGIVHAETSTGAAQPLKEISEAVHEADALLLVDCVTSLGGMPVKVDEWNIDAAYSGTQKCLSCPPGLAPVTFSSRAVATMDARKTKVSSWYLDMSMVRSYWGDSRAYHHTAPINMNYGLHQALRLVLEEGLENRFSRHYSNHCALKAGLKAIGIEFAVGEDHQLPMLNAVKIPDGIDDATIRGQLLKWFGIEIGGGLGPMKGKTWRIGLMGESSCNTNVLQFLSALELCLLQAGYQLTPGASVAAANDFYRTTITG, encoded by the coding sequence ATGAGTATCGAACATCACCAGCATCCTCCCGTCCATCCTCCCCGTCGCACTCTGATGGGCCCTGGCCCCAGTGATGTTTCTGCCAGTGTGCTGGCCGCACTGGGCGCACCGACCGTAGGCCACCTGGATCCCTACTTCCTGAAAGTCATGGATGAAGTGCAGGACATGCTACGGGAAATCTTCCACACGCGGAACGAACTGACGCTCGCAGTCAGCGGGACCGGCAGCTCCGGAATGGAAGCCTGTGTGGTGAACCTGCTCGAAGCGGGCGACAAGATCGTGGTCTGCACCAACGGTGTCTTCGGCGGTCGTATGGCGGATGTGGCGGGTCGCATTGGAGCTGAAGTCGTTCAGATCGAACGTCCTTTTGGAGAAGTCTTTTCAGTCGAGGAGATCAAAGAAGTCCTGGAGAAAGAAAAGCCAAAGGTCCTGGGAATCGTACACGCGGAAACATCCACGGGAGCGGCTCAGCCGCTGAAAGAGATTTCGGAAGCAGTCCACGAAGCCGATGCTCTGTTGCTGGTCGACTGTGTGACCTCACTCGGGGGGATGCCCGTCAAAGTGGATGAATGGAACATCGACGCCGCCTACAGCGGCACCCAGAAATGTCTGAGCTGTCCTCCCGGACTGGCGCCGGTGACCTTCAGCTCACGTGCCGTCGCCACTATGGATGCCCGTAAGACCAAGGTCTCCAGTTGGTACCTGGATATGTCGATGGTCCGTTCATACTGGGGAGACTCACGAGCCTATCACCATACTGCACCGATTAACATGAATTATGGCCTGCATCAGGCGCTGCGGCTCGTCCTCGAAGAAGGGCTCGAAAACCGCTTTTCGCGGCATTATTCCAATCACTGTGCCCTCAAAGCAGGTCTGAAAGCGATCGGAATCGAATTCGCCGTTGGGGAAGATCACCAGCTGCCGATGTTGAACGCCGTCAAAATTCCGGATGGCATCGACGATGCGACCATCCGCGGTCAACTGCTGAAATGGTTCGGAATTGAGATCGGTGGCGGCCTGGGCCCCATGAAGGGCAAAACGTGGCGGATTGGTCTGATGGGCGAAAGCAGCTGTAACACGAACGTGCTGCAGTTCCTCTCGGCTCTGGAACTCTGTCTGCTGCAGGCGGGTTACCAGCTGACCCCGGGGGCCAGCGTTGCCGCTGCAAATGATTTTTACCGCACAACTATCACAGGCTGA
- a CDS encoding S1 RNA-binding domain-containing protein — MSSEQPSTEEIKTSEASAEIQASSEQQQPAESQPAEQQETESASADQAPAPTEPAVAESEAAKPERKVQLNPKVDPAQFKAIPSAGAAPTAPAKKEDAEGDAEAEVEVTQEQLQEAAMMQIAESAKPVDIPDDVDDLGDDLEAELAAALSGQGAQELPKSYSEEEAAADAAAEKPATTSGSSEEGLAEGDRLKGIVESINNDDVFIDLGSRALGTPGIVPLRQFGDKTPEIGQEVEVKVTAVKEAEGLIQLSLPRGHHKPAGDWDAVAVDQVVECVVNKSNKGGLEVKVGSLRGFLPASQADLYFVGDLEPFVGQKLTVQITEVNPKKRNLVVSRRKYLESEREEIQKELWEKLAIGQELTGTVKNIKDYGAFVDLGGIDGFLHIGEISWNRIKHPKDALSEMQKINVKILKIDKEKNRISLGMKQLQQDPWQLAEDRYATGSTVTGKVTRTADFGAFIELEPGLEGLVHISELDHRRVKRVTEVLTTGQETSAKVLEVDPNRKRISLSLKALTEKPEDAVEARAEESQPAYERKRKGPLLGGNADDTNSGSGGGGLFGNPNDYK; from the coding sequence ATGAGTTCAGAACAACCTTCAACTGAAGAAATCAAAACCAGCGAAGCGTCTGCAGAAATTCAGGCCTCTTCCGAACAGCAGCAGCCAGCCGAAAGCCAGCCTGCTGAACAGCAGGAAACAGAGTCTGCATCTGCAGATCAGGCTCCCGCGCCAACAGAGCCTGCTGTTGCGGAAAGCGAAGCCGCAAAGCCGGAACGCAAAGTTCAGTTGAATCCAAAAGTGGATCCCGCGCAGTTCAAAGCCATTCCTTCAGCTGGCGCCGCACCGACTGCTCCCGCTAAGAAAGAGGATGCAGAAGGAGACGCCGAAGCAGAAGTCGAAGTGACTCAGGAACAGCTCCAGGAAGCAGCCATGATGCAGATTGCAGAATCTGCTAAACCGGTCGATATTCCGGATGATGTCGATGACCTCGGCGATGATCTGGAAGCGGAACTGGCAGCAGCCCTCTCTGGTCAGGGCGCACAGGAACTTCCCAAGTCATACAGCGAAGAAGAAGCTGCCGCAGACGCCGCCGCTGAAAAACCTGCCACAACTTCAGGCAGTTCGGAAGAAGGACTGGCGGAAGGCGATCGACTTAAGGGGATCGTGGAATCAATCAACAACGACGATGTCTTCATCGATCTGGGAAGCCGGGCACTCGGAACTCCTGGCATTGTTCCCCTGCGACAGTTCGGCGATAAAACCCCCGAAATCGGACAGGAAGTCGAAGTCAAAGTCACCGCAGTCAAAGAAGCCGAAGGCCTGATTCAACTCTCCCTGCCTCGTGGACATCACAAACCCGCCGGAGACTGGGATGCTGTCGCTGTTGATCAGGTGGTGGAATGTGTCGTCAACAAATCGAACAAAGGGGGCCTGGAAGTCAAGGTCGGCAGCCTGCGAGGATTTCTCCCCGCCAGCCAGGCCGATCTGTATTTCGTAGGCGACCTCGAGCCATTTGTGGGTCAGAAGCTGACCGTGCAGATCACCGAAGTGAATCCCAAGAAACGCAACCTGGTGGTCAGCCGTCGCAAGTATCTCGAATCAGAACGCGAAGAAATTCAGAAGGAACTCTGGGAAAAACTGGCCATTGGTCAGGAGCTGACCGGAACCGTGAAGAATATCAAGGACTATGGTGCCTTCGTCGATCTGGGGGGCATCGATGGCTTCCTGCACATCGGCGAGATCAGCTGGAACCGCATCAAGCATCCCAAAGATGCGCTCAGCGAAATGCAGAAGATCAATGTCAAGATCCTCAAGATTGATAAGGAAAAGAACCGCATCAGTCTGGGCATGAAACAGCTCCAGCAGGATCCCTGGCAACTGGCCGAAGATCGCTACGCTACCGGTTCTACAGTTACCGGTAAGGTAACACGTACGGCAGACTTTGGTGCTTTCATTGAGCTGGAGCCGGGACTCGAAGGGCTCGTTCATATCAGTGAGCTCGACCATCGTCGGGTAAAACGCGTTACCGAAGTGCTGACGACAGGTCAGGAGACGTCTGCGAAAGTTCTGGAAGTTGATCCGAACCGCAAGCGAATCAGCCTTTCACTGAAAGCGTTGACCGAGAAACCGGAAGACGCTGTTGAAGCACGGGCAGAAGAATCACAGCCTGCCTACGAGCGGAAACGCAAAGGTCCGCTGCTGGGAGGCAATGCCGATGATACCAACTCTGGTTCGGGCGGTGGTGGCCTGTTCGGAAATCCGAATGACTATAAATAA